From a region of the Odontesthes bonariensis isolate fOdoBon6 chromosome 2, fOdoBon6.hap1, whole genome shotgun sequence genome:
- the supt3h gene encoding transcription initiation protein SPT3 homolog: protein MSSPMAGSAASSSKDRPASRTSFIPELQSMMFALGDARRPLQETAALVEDIVHAQLITMLHQACEGAALRGSRVISAEDILFLMRRDKRKMGRLLKYLQFRDYKSKLLKSLEDEDPQQEAGSSVAGGNQRRQRLAQDFLVCMDQNGELLSLAERQEVDLVKQERMERLERRTQNMDQAQYTEFCESRQLSFAKKASKFRDWLDCSSLELKPNSIAMEILSYLAYETVAQIVDLSLLIKQEMMAKTDPVSHVISASYIHYNTHTEVKKDPDSPEATPPSTPGSSHASKPLLQGNGSVDSRARQRKRKKSSPATAEPPSGAIQPCHIREAIRRYNYRHTSAYRRSGMAFLTC from the exons ATGAGCAGTCCGATGGCTGGATCTGCTGCCTCCAGTTCTAAAGACCGTCCAGCTTCCAGGACCAGTTTTATCCCAGAGCTGCAGAGCATGAT GTTTGCTCTGGGAGACGCTCGCAGGCCTCTGCAGGAGACGGCAGCTCTGGTGGAAGATATTGTGCACGCACAGCTCATTACTATG CTGCATCAGGCCTGCGAGGGCGCAGCGCTTCGTGGTTCCAGGGTCATTTCAGCCGAGGACATCCTGTTCCTGATGAGGAGAGACAAG AGGAAGATGGGACGATTATTAAAATATCTCCAGTTTAGGGATTACAAATCGAAGCTGCTCAAATCTTTAGAGGATGAAGACCCGCAGCAGGAAGCAG GTTCTTCTGTAGCCGGCGGTAACCAGCGGAGGCAGCGGTTGGCCCAGGACTTCCTGGTGTGCATGGATCAGAACGGGGAACTCCTGTCACTGGCTGAGCGACAGGAAGTAGATCTGGTCAAACAGGAGAGGatggag CGTCTGGAGCGTCGGACTCAGAATATGGACCAGGCTCAGTACACAGAGTTCTGCGAGAGCCGGCAGCTTAGTTTCG CCAAGAAAGCGTCAAAGTTTCGGGACTGGCTGGACTGCAGCAGCCTGGAGCTGAAACCCAACAGCATCGCCATGGAGATCCTCTCCTACCTGGCCTACGAAACCGTTGCCCAG ATTGTGGATTTGTCCCTGTTGATAAAGCAGGAAATGATGGCAAAGACTGATCCTGTCAGTCATGTGATCTCTGCCAGCTACATCCACTACAACACACACACCGAG GTGAAGAAGGATCCAGACTCACCTGAGGCCACGCCTCCTTCCACTCCAGGGTCCTCCCACGCCTCAAAGCCCCTCCTGCAGGGTAACGGCAGCGTGGACAGCCGAGCGAGACAGAGAAAACGCAAAAAG AGCTCTCCGGCTACAGCAGAGCCGCCCAGTGGAGCCATCCAGCCCTGTCACATCAGAGAGGCCATTAGAAGATACAACTACAGACATACG AGTGCATATAGGA
- the runx2a gene encoding runt-related transcription factor 2 — protein sequence MAGPRALLQVGALYTVGKCRLAPSPNNPQHDEQEVRPLHHRSTAPSRGLVQTDSPNFLCSSLPQHWRCNKTLPRAFTVVAVGSDVPDGVVVTVMAGNDDNSNAELRNATATMKQGCAHFNDLRFIGRSGRGKSFTLSINVMTSPPQIATLHRAIKITVDGPRLPRRQRQKELKPGVFRLSSSSIGSSSSASSDCRSFSSALWTNEPSFLGQVTSLTSSYAPTPRRHHLSALPYSTQPPSYSSYLSSPPAAPPPLSHIGSFQPSSFYYGTNQSLQTTGDDRNAITALTNYIDGACFPMRGEEPVWRPY from the exons ATGGCGGGGCCTCGAGCCTTGCTTCAAGTGGGAGCCCTCT ATACTGTGGGGAAATGTCGGTTGGCGCCATCGCCGAACAATCCCCAACATGATGAGCAGGAGGTGAGGCCTCTCCACCACCGCAGCACAGCTCCATCCAGAGGTCTGGTACAGACTGACAGCCCAAACTTCCTCTGCAGCAGCCTGCCACAACACTGGAGGTGCAACAAGACCCTGCCAAGAGCTTTCACT GTGGTCGCCGTAGGCAGTGACGTGCCTGATGGCGTGGTTGTGACAGTGATGGCTGGCAACGACGACAACAGCAACGCTGAGCTACGCAATGCAACAGCAACGATGAAGCAAGGTTGCGCCCACTTTAACGACCTCCGCTTCATAGGTCGCAGTGGCAGAG gcaAGAGTTTCACATTATCAATAAATGTGATGACCTCGCCTCCTCAGATCGCCACCCTGCACCGAGCCATCAAGATTACTGTGGATGGACCTCGGCTGCCGAGAC gGCAGAGACAGAAGGAGCTAAAGCCAGGAGTGTTCAGACTTTCCAGCTCCAGCAtcggcagcagcagctctgcctCATCCG ACTGTAGGTCCTTTTCCTCCGCCCTATGGACCAATGAGCCCTCTTTTCTGGGTCAGGTGACCTCTCTAACATCCTCCTACGCTCCAACTCCCAGAAGGCACCACCTGTCTGCCCTCCCCTACTCCACCCAGCCCCCTTCGTACAGCTCCTACCTGTCgtctcctcctgctgctcctcctccacTGAGCCACATTGGCTCGTTCCAGCCGAGCAGCTTCTACTATGGAACGAACCAATCGCTCCAAACCACAGGGGACGACCGCAACGCCATCACTGCACTGACCAACTACATAGATGGGGCGTGTTTTCCCATGAGGGGGGAGGAGCCTGTCTGGAGACCTTACTGA
- the LOC142400447 gene encoding follistatin-related protein 1-like: protein MLTIAVLLVPLLLSSTTVSSSPLTKDQSVCARTFCGAGRECVSTDRGEPVCRCLQLCDQSEHWVCGSNSKPYRNHCELHRDACISQTKIHVEHRRRCVEKPTKTDVSPMVCFLPDRDWLRNRVIQWIQTEVESGHLDPNESSASNVLQTYFQMYDNGDSQLDSKEFLRFLKHNETALNLTLSYSLETNLLLRSLCVDALIELSDENADWKLSLPEFINCLTPTYHPPERKCALEDEVFEDGAETQMECNKCVCACGNWVCTALTCNGEHQVTEDAQEGEEEEMTEEEWRKRVAELNALQTLQ, encoded by the exons ATGTTGACCATCGCTGTGCTCCTGGTGCCGTTACTCCTCTCCTCTACTACtgtgtcctcctctcctcttacAAAG gaTCAGTCGGTGTGTGCCAGGACTTTCTGCGGTGCAGGTAGAGAGTGTGTGTCGACTGACAGAGGAGAACCAGTGTGTCGCTGTTTACAG CTGTGTGACCAGTCCGAGCACTGGGTGTGTGGCAGTAACAGTAAACCCTACAGGAATCACTGTGAGCTGCACAGAGACGCCTGCATCTCTCAGACCAAGATACATGTGGAGCACAGAAGACGCTGTGTGG AGAAACCGACTAAAACAGACGTGAGCCCCA TGGTGTGTTTCCTGCCTGATCGTGATTGGCTGAGAAACAGAGTGATCCAGTGGAttcagacagaggtggaatcaggtcatctggatccaaACGAATCATCAGCCAGCAACGTCCTACAAACGTATTTCCAG ATGTACGACAACGGGGATTCTCAGCTGGATTCTAAAGAGTTTCTGCGGTTCTTGAAACACAACGAGACCGCCCTCAACCTCACGCTCTCCTATTCTCTGGAAACTAACCTGCTGCTCAG GTCTTTGTGTGTTGATGCTCTGATCGAGCTGTCGGATGAAAATGCCGACTGGAAGTTGAGTTTACcagagttcatcaactgtctgACACCCACCTACCACCCGCCGGAGAGAA AGTGTGCTCTGGAGGATGAAGTCTTCGAGGACGGAGCTGAAACTCAGATGGAGTGCAAcaagtgtgtttgtgcctgtgGAAACTGGGTCTGCACAGCCCTGACCTGCAATG GAGAGCATCAGGTAACGGAGGACGCTCAggagggagaagaagaagaaatgacaGAGGAGGAGTGGAGGAAGAGAGTCGCTGAACTCAATGCTTTACAG ACTCTTCAGTAG